Proteins from a genomic interval of Zingiber officinale cultivar Zhangliang chromosome 1B, Zo_v1.1, whole genome shotgun sequence:
- the LOC121974864 gene encoding auxin response factor 19-like isoform X1: MKDAANAVATENLNLCERQTREINQELWYACAGPLVWLPPVGSLAVYFPQGHSEQVATSMAKDIDTHVPNYPNLPSKLICLLRNVTLHADSDTDEVYAQMTLQPVNTYDKEALLASDLSLKKARPQTDFFCKTLTASDTSTHGGFSVPRRAAEKIFPPLDFSMQPPAQELLARDLHGNLWSFRHIYRGQPKRHLLTTGWSLFVSGKRLFAGDSVLFIRDEKQQLLVGIQRAKRQPNNLSSSVLSSDSMHIGILAAAAHAATNSSRFTIFYNPRTSPSEFVVPFAKCQKAIYSMRVSLGMRFRMMFETEESGSRSCMGTITEISDLDPVRWKNSQWRNLKVRWDEPAAGERRNRVSIWEIEAITTPFFICPPPFFRKRLRQQGILDGETSDMAIPWLSEQICFRDTQYQTTMMPGFSLAQWMSMQQNSSTFNSAMQTEGLQPVIQKIGSGEQAQILQQNKGVLGLPQQTPQVDQLSKVILLNQTVLDTIPLRQLQDLHVQQEQQKVDQVSSLSQSLESLTQPLLQQQRSVIQNHQVLQTTIQQNQPQDLDQTIHLQPCQEQQQQLKQQRNRIPIDYHNPQNKQFYVSDLHHQQQHSLLQKTAVQAPELHPSQEQNKTLQVPPQQFLNSHDAIMSQQPFILQQCAKATSATQSLPQQKLQQHQQVVLAELPGVFAPANPTTHPIAAAHTSLLACGGAQSVVTDEAPTCSTSPSANTSIIIHQSILSRTHQGNPLMTEQHLVTTPSPSSFKASAENLNVVNKLPKAMQNAKALVPVSRSQTQDFMDPQAYINNAMDTTSSISVSLSEAEETLQQSFQFTSFNQPLMFRDNPQDSYVHGIDPRNNVIFGVNIESLLGIPLTADASLATNIGSENYQNHNSENMVQNYDIIKDGRQELSSSLVSHSFEIVPDMAFNSIDSRINDDGLTNTAGSQPPAPLLQRMRTYTKVHKRGAVGRSIDITRYSGYDELKHDISRMFSIEGQLEAQQNIGWKLVYIDHENDVLLVGDDPWEEFVNCVQCIKVLSPQEVQQMSLTGDLTNNVLPNQVSISSDGGNTRRVQCYHNSA; the protein is encoded by the exons ATGAAGGACGCCGCGAACGCCGTCGCGACCGAGAACTTGAATCTTTGCGAAC GACAGACACGCGAGATAAATCAGGAGCTTTGGTACGCATGCGCCGGCCCTTTGGTGTGGCTTCCGCCTGTGGGGAGCCTCGCCGTCTACTTCCCCCAAGGACACAGCGAGCAG GTTGCAACTTCTATGGCGAAGGATATTGATACTCATGTTCCAAACTATCCAAATCTTCCATCAAAGTTGATATGTCTTCTTCGCAATGTAACTCTGCAT GCAGATTCAGATACGGATGAGGTCTATGCCCAAATGACTCTCCAGCCAGTTAATACA TATGACAAGGAGGCATTGCTGGCTTCAGACCTTTCTTTGAAAAAAGCTAGGCCACAAACTGATTTCTTCTGTAAAACACTTACTGCAAGTGATACAAGCACACATGGAGGATTCTCGGTTCCTCGTCGTGCTGCAGAAAAGATTTTTCCTCCGCTT GACTTCTCGATGCAGCCACCTGCTCAAGAACTACTGGCTAGAGATCTTCATGGCAATCTGTGGTCCTTTCGCCATATCTATCGAG GTCAACCCAAACGACATTTACTTACTACTGGTTGGAGCTTATTTGTGAGTGGAAAGAGGCTCTTTGCTGGAGATTCTGTTTTATTTATTAG GGATGAGAAACAACAATTACTCGTGGGCATCCAACGTGCTAAGAGGCAACCTAACAACCTATCATCATCAGTACTTTCGAGTGACAGTATGCATATTGGAATTCTTGCAGCAGCAGCTCATGCTGCCACCAACAGTAGTCGCTTCACTATATTTTATAATCCAAG AACTAGTCCTTCAGAGTTTGTTGTTCCATTCGCAAAGTGCCAGAAAGCAATATACAGTATGCGAGTGTCTCTGGGCATGCGTTTCCGAATGATGTTTGAAACTGAGGAATCTGGTTCGAGAAG TTGTATGGGAACAATCACAGAGATAAGCGATCTAGATCCTGTGAGGTGGAAAAACTCACAATGGCGTAACTTGAAG GTGAGATGGGATGAGCCTGCAGCTGGCGAGAGGCGTAATAGAGTATCAATATGGGAGATTGAGGCAATAACAACACCATTCTTCATCTGCCCTCCGCCATTTTTCAGAAAGCGTCTCAGACAACAAGGGATTCTAG ACGGTGAGACATCAGACATGGCAATCCCCTGGCTCAGTGAGCAGATCTGTTTCAGGGATACTCAATATCAGACTACCATGATGCCTGGATTTAGTCTAGCTCAATGGATGAGCATGCAGCAGAATTCTTCGACTTTTAATTCAGCAATGCAGACTGAAGGTCTTCAACCTGTAATACAGAAAATTGGTTCAGGTGAGCAGGCCCAAATTTTGCAACAGAATAAGGGTGTTCTTGGATTGCCTCAACAAACCCCCCAAGTTGATCAACTGTCAAAAGTTATCCTCCTCAATCAAACTGTTCTTGACACCATACCTCTTCGGCAACTGCAAGATTTACACGTGCAGCAAGAGCAACAAAAAGTTGATCAAGTATCTTCCTTGAGCCAAAGCTTGGAAAGTCTTACTCAACCTCTTCTGCAGCAGCAAAGATCGGTGATTCAAAACCATCAGGTATTACAAACCACTATCCAGCAAAACCAACCACAAGATCTTGACCAGACAATTCATCTCCAGCCATGTCAAGAGCAACAGCAGCAGCTAAAACAACAACGAAATAGGATCCCTATTGATTACCACAATCCACAAAATAAACAGTTCTATGTGTCTGATCTTCACCACCAGCAGCAGCATTCATTATTGCAAAAAACAGCAGTTCAGGCTCCTGAATTACATCCATCGCAAGAGCAAAACAAAACACTTCAAGTGCCACCACAGCAGTTCCTAAATTCTCATGATGCAATAATGTCTCAGCAACCTTTTATTCTTCAACAATGTGCAAAAGCCACTTCTGCTACGCAGAGCCTGCCGCAGCAAAAGCTTCAGCAACACCAGCAAGTTGTACTAGCCGAGCTTCCTGGGGTTTTTGCACCTGCAAATCCGACAACCCATCCAATTGCAGCAGCGCACACCTCTTTATTAGCTTGTGGAGGAGCACAATCTGTGGTGACAGATGAAGCGCCAACTTGCTCCACGTCACCTTCTGCAAACACCAGCATTATCATTCATCAATCGATTCTAAGTAGAACACATCAAGGCAACCCTCTGATGACAGAACAACATCTGGTTACCACGCCCAGTCCAAGCTCCTTCAAAGCTTCAGCTGAAAACCTCAACGTGGTTAACAAGCTGCCAAAAGCCATGCAGAATGCCAAGGCCTTGGTTCCAGTTTCTAGGTCGCAAACTCAAGATTTCATGGATCCTCAAGCTTATATAAATAATGCAATGGACACTACATCATCTATTTCAGTGTCTCTCTCTGAGGCCGAAGAAACTTTGCAACAAAGCTTCCAGTTCACCTCTTTCAACCAGCCATTGATGTTTAGAGACAACCCTCAAGATAGTTATGTGCATGGAATAGATCCCAGAAATAATGTTATTTTTGGGGTAAACATTGAGAGTCTATTGGGCATACCTCTGACTGCCGATGCGTCATTGGCAACTAATATTGGTTCTGAAAATTACCAAAACCATAACTCTGAAAATATGGTTCAGAATTATGACATCATAAAAGATGGTCGTCAAGAGCTATCCTCTTCTTTAGTTTCACATTCATTTGAGATTGTCCCAGACATGGCATTTAATTCTATTGACTCCAGAATTAATGACGACGGCTTAACAAATACAGCAGGTTCTCAGCCACCTGCACCACTCCTTCAGCGCATGAGAACATACACCAAG GTTCACAAACGTGGAGCGGTTGGAAGATCCATCGATATCACTCGCTACTCAGGCTATGATGAACTCAAGCATGATATTTCTCGAATGTTCAGCATAGAAGGACAGCTCGAAGCTCAGCAGAATATTGGCTGGAAACTTGTCTATATAGATCATGAAAATGATGTTCTGCTAGTTGGTGACGACCCCTGGGA GGAGTTTGTGAATTGCGTACAGTGCATCAAAGTATTATCTCCtcaagaagttcaacagatgAGCTTGACCGGAGATCTTACCAACAACGTTCTTCCAAATCAAGTTAGCATCAGTTCAGATGGTGGAAATACCAGGAGGGTCCAATGTTATCATAACTCTGCATAG
- the LOC121974864 gene encoding auxin response factor 19-like isoform X3 has translation MSSSQCNSAYSDTDEVYAQMTLQPVNTYDKEALLASDLSLKKARPQTDFFCKTLTASDTSTHGGFSVPRRAAEKIFPPLDFSMQPPAQELLARDLHGNLWSFRHIYRGQPKRHLLTTGWSLFVSGKRLFAGDSVLFIRDEKQQLLVGIQRAKRQPNNLSSSVLSSDSMHIGILAAAAHAATNSSRFTIFYNPRTSPSEFVVPFAKCQKAIYSMRVSLGMRFRMMFETEESGSRSCMGTITEISDLDPVRWKNSQWRNLKVRWDEPAAGERRNRVSIWEIEAITTPFFICPPPFFRKRLRQQGILDGETSDMAIPWLSEQICFRDTQYQTTMMPGFSLAQWMSMQQNSSTFNSAMQTEGLQPVIQKIGSGEQAQILQQNKGVLGLPQQTPQVDQLSKVILLNQTVLDTIPLRQLQDLHVQQEQQKVDQVSSLSQSLESLTQPLLQQQRSVIQNHQVLQTTIQQNQPQDLDQTIHLQPCQEQQQQLKQQRNRIPIDYHNPQNKQFYVSDLHHQQQHSLLQKTAVQAPELHPSQEQNKTLQVPPQQFLNSHDAIMSQQPFILQQCAKATSATQSLPQQKLQQHQQVVLAELPGVFAPANPTTHPIAAAHTSLLACGGAQSVVTDEAPTCSTSPSANTSIIIHQSILSRTHQGNPLMTEQHLVTTPSPSSFKASAENLNVVNKLPKAMQNAKALVPVSRSQTQDFMDPQAYINNAMDTTSSISVSLSEAEETLQQSFQFTSFNQPLMFRDNPQDSYVHGIDPRNNVIFGVNIESLLGIPLTADASLATNIGSENYQNHNSENMVQNYDIIKDGRQELSSSLVSHSFEIVPDMAFNSIDSRINDDGLTNTAGSQPPAPLLQRMRTYTKVHKRGAVGRSIDITRYSGYDELKHDISRMFSIEGQLEAQQNIGWKLVYIDHENDVLLVGDDPWEEFVNCVQCIKVLSPQEVQQMSLTGDLTNNVLPNQVSISSDGGNTRRVQCYHNSA, from the exons ATGTCTTCTTCGCAATGTAACTCTGCAT ATTCAGATACGGATGAGGTCTATGCCCAAATGACTCTCCAGCCAGTTAATACA TATGACAAGGAGGCATTGCTGGCTTCAGACCTTTCTTTGAAAAAAGCTAGGCCACAAACTGATTTCTTCTGTAAAACACTTACTGCAAGTGATACAAGCACACATGGAGGATTCTCGGTTCCTCGTCGTGCTGCAGAAAAGATTTTTCCTCCGCTT GACTTCTCGATGCAGCCACCTGCTCAAGAACTACTGGCTAGAGATCTTCATGGCAATCTGTGGTCCTTTCGCCATATCTATCGAG GTCAACCCAAACGACATTTACTTACTACTGGTTGGAGCTTATTTGTGAGTGGAAAGAGGCTCTTTGCTGGAGATTCTGTTTTATTTATTAG GGATGAGAAACAACAATTACTCGTGGGCATCCAACGTGCTAAGAGGCAACCTAACAACCTATCATCATCAGTACTTTCGAGTGACAGTATGCATATTGGAATTCTTGCAGCAGCAGCTCATGCTGCCACCAACAGTAGTCGCTTCACTATATTTTATAATCCAAG AACTAGTCCTTCAGAGTTTGTTGTTCCATTCGCAAAGTGCCAGAAAGCAATATACAGTATGCGAGTGTCTCTGGGCATGCGTTTCCGAATGATGTTTGAAACTGAGGAATCTGGTTCGAGAAG TTGTATGGGAACAATCACAGAGATAAGCGATCTAGATCCTGTGAGGTGGAAAAACTCACAATGGCGTAACTTGAAG GTGAGATGGGATGAGCCTGCAGCTGGCGAGAGGCGTAATAGAGTATCAATATGGGAGATTGAGGCAATAACAACACCATTCTTCATCTGCCCTCCGCCATTTTTCAGAAAGCGTCTCAGACAACAAGGGATTCTAG ACGGTGAGACATCAGACATGGCAATCCCCTGGCTCAGTGAGCAGATCTGTTTCAGGGATACTCAATATCAGACTACCATGATGCCTGGATTTAGTCTAGCTCAATGGATGAGCATGCAGCAGAATTCTTCGACTTTTAATTCAGCAATGCAGACTGAAGGTCTTCAACCTGTAATACAGAAAATTGGTTCAGGTGAGCAGGCCCAAATTTTGCAACAGAATAAGGGTGTTCTTGGATTGCCTCAACAAACCCCCCAAGTTGATCAACTGTCAAAAGTTATCCTCCTCAATCAAACTGTTCTTGACACCATACCTCTTCGGCAACTGCAAGATTTACACGTGCAGCAAGAGCAACAAAAAGTTGATCAAGTATCTTCCTTGAGCCAAAGCTTGGAAAGTCTTACTCAACCTCTTCTGCAGCAGCAAAGATCGGTGATTCAAAACCATCAGGTATTACAAACCACTATCCAGCAAAACCAACCACAAGATCTTGACCAGACAATTCATCTCCAGCCATGTCAAGAGCAACAGCAGCAGCTAAAACAACAACGAAATAGGATCCCTATTGATTACCACAATCCACAAAATAAACAGTTCTATGTGTCTGATCTTCACCACCAGCAGCAGCATTCATTATTGCAAAAAACAGCAGTTCAGGCTCCTGAATTACATCCATCGCAAGAGCAAAACAAAACACTTCAAGTGCCACCACAGCAGTTCCTAAATTCTCATGATGCAATAATGTCTCAGCAACCTTTTATTCTTCAACAATGTGCAAAAGCCACTTCTGCTACGCAGAGCCTGCCGCAGCAAAAGCTTCAGCAACACCAGCAAGTTGTACTAGCCGAGCTTCCTGGGGTTTTTGCACCTGCAAATCCGACAACCCATCCAATTGCAGCAGCGCACACCTCTTTATTAGCTTGTGGAGGAGCACAATCTGTGGTGACAGATGAAGCGCCAACTTGCTCCACGTCACCTTCTGCAAACACCAGCATTATCATTCATCAATCGATTCTAAGTAGAACACATCAAGGCAACCCTCTGATGACAGAACAACATCTGGTTACCACGCCCAGTCCAAGCTCCTTCAAAGCTTCAGCTGAAAACCTCAACGTGGTTAACAAGCTGCCAAAAGCCATGCAGAATGCCAAGGCCTTGGTTCCAGTTTCTAGGTCGCAAACTCAAGATTTCATGGATCCTCAAGCTTATATAAATAATGCAATGGACACTACATCATCTATTTCAGTGTCTCTCTCTGAGGCCGAAGAAACTTTGCAACAAAGCTTCCAGTTCACCTCTTTCAACCAGCCATTGATGTTTAGAGACAACCCTCAAGATAGTTATGTGCATGGAATAGATCCCAGAAATAATGTTATTTTTGGGGTAAACATTGAGAGTCTATTGGGCATACCTCTGACTGCCGATGCGTCATTGGCAACTAATATTGGTTCTGAAAATTACCAAAACCATAACTCTGAAAATATGGTTCAGAATTATGACATCATAAAAGATGGTCGTCAAGAGCTATCCTCTTCTTTAGTTTCACATTCATTTGAGATTGTCCCAGACATGGCATTTAATTCTATTGACTCCAGAATTAATGACGACGGCTTAACAAATACAGCAGGTTCTCAGCCACCTGCACCACTCCTTCAGCGCATGAGAACATACACCAAG GTTCACAAACGTGGAGCGGTTGGAAGATCCATCGATATCACTCGCTACTCAGGCTATGATGAACTCAAGCATGATATTTCTCGAATGTTCAGCATAGAAGGACAGCTCGAAGCTCAGCAGAATATTGGCTGGAAACTTGTCTATATAGATCATGAAAATGATGTTCTGCTAGTTGGTGACGACCCCTGGGA GGAGTTTGTGAATTGCGTACAGTGCATCAAAGTATTATCTCCtcaagaagttcaacagatgAGCTTGACCGGAGATCTTACCAACAACGTTCTTCCAAATCAAGTTAGCATCAGTTCAGATGGTGGAAATACCAGGAGGGTCCAATGTTATCATAACTCTGCATAG
- the LOC121974864 gene encoding auxin response factor 19-like isoform X2, whose amino-acid sequence MAKDIDTHVPNYPNLPSKLICLLRNVTLHADSDTDEVYAQMTLQPVNTYDKEALLASDLSLKKARPQTDFFCKTLTASDTSTHGGFSVPRRAAEKIFPPLDFSMQPPAQELLARDLHGNLWSFRHIYRGQPKRHLLTTGWSLFVSGKRLFAGDSVLFIRDEKQQLLVGIQRAKRQPNNLSSSVLSSDSMHIGILAAAAHAATNSSRFTIFYNPRTSPSEFVVPFAKCQKAIYSMRVSLGMRFRMMFETEESGSRSCMGTITEISDLDPVRWKNSQWRNLKVRWDEPAAGERRNRVSIWEIEAITTPFFICPPPFFRKRLRQQGILDGETSDMAIPWLSEQICFRDTQYQTTMMPGFSLAQWMSMQQNSSTFNSAMQTEGLQPVIQKIGSGEQAQILQQNKGVLGLPQQTPQVDQLSKVILLNQTVLDTIPLRQLQDLHVQQEQQKVDQVSSLSQSLESLTQPLLQQQRSVIQNHQVLQTTIQQNQPQDLDQTIHLQPCQEQQQQLKQQRNRIPIDYHNPQNKQFYVSDLHHQQQHSLLQKTAVQAPELHPSQEQNKTLQVPPQQFLNSHDAIMSQQPFILQQCAKATSATQSLPQQKLQQHQQVVLAELPGVFAPANPTTHPIAAAHTSLLACGGAQSVVTDEAPTCSTSPSANTSIIIHQSILSRTHQGNPLMTEQHLVTTPSPSSFKASAENLNVVNKLPKAMQNAKALVPVSRSQTQDFMDPQAYINNAMDTTSSISVSLSEAEETLQQSFQFTSFNQPLMFRDNPQDSYVHGIDPRNNVIFGVNIESLLGIPLTADASLATNIGSENYQNHNSENMVQNYDIIKDGRQELSSSLVSHSFEIVPDMAFNSIDSRINDDGLTNTAGSQPPAPLLQRMRTYTKVHKRGAVGRSIDITRYSGYDELKHDISRMFSIEGQLEAQQNIGWKLVYIDHENDVLLVGDDPWEEFVNCVQCIKVLSPQEVQQMSLTGDLTNNVLPNQVSISSDGGNTRRVQCYHNSA is encoded by the exons ATGGCGAAGGATATTGATACTCATGTTCCAAACTATCCAAATCTTCCATCAAAGTTGATATGTCTTCTTCGCAATGTAACTCTGCAT GCAGATTCAGATACGGATGAGGTCTATGCCCAAATGACTCTCCAGCCAGTTAATACA TATGACAAGGAGGCATTGCTGGCTTCAGACCTTTCTTTGAAAAAAGCTAGGCCACAAACTGATTTCTTCTGTAAAACACTTACTGCAAGTGATACAAGCACACATGGAGGATTCTCGGTTCCTCGTCGTGCTGCAGAAAAGATTTTTCCTCCGCTT GACTTCTCGATGCAGCCACCTGCTCAAGAACTACTGGCTAGAGATCTTCATGGCAATCTGTGGTCCTTTCGCCATATCTATCGAG GTCAACCCAAACGACATTTACTTACTACTGGTTGGAGCTTATTTGTGAGTGGAAAGAGGCTCTTTGCTGGAGATTCTGTTTTATTTATTAG GGATGAGAAACAACAATTACTCGTGGGCATCCAACGTGCTAAGAGGCAACCTAACAACCTATCATCATCAGTACTTTCGAGTGACAGTATGCATATTGGAATTCTTGCAGCAGCAGCTCATGCTGCCACCAACAGTAGTCGCTTCACTATATTTTATAATCCAAG AACTAGTCCTTCAGAGTTTGTTGTTCCATTCGCAAAGTGCCAGAAAGCAATATACAGTATGCGAGTGTCTCTGGGCATGCGTTTCCGAATGATGTTTGAAACTGAGGAATCTGGTTCGAGAAG TTGTATGGGAACAATCACAGAGATAAGCGATCTAGATCCTGTGAGGTGGAAAAACTCACAATGGCGTAACTTGAAG GTGAGATGGGATGAGCCTGCAGCTGGCGAGAGGCGTAATAGAGTATCAATATGGGAGATTGAGGCAATAACAACACCATTCTTCATCTGCCCTCCGCCATTTTTCAGAAAGCGTCTCAGACAACAAGGGATTCTAG ACGGTGAGACATCAGACATGGCAATCCCCTGGCTCAGTGAGCAGATCTGTTTCAGGGATACTCAATATCAGACTACCATGATGCCTGGATTTAGTCTAGCTCAATGGATGAGCATGCAGCAGAATTCTTCGACTTTTAATTCAGCAATGCAGACTGAAGGTCTTCAACCTGTAATACAGAAAATTGGTTCAGGTGAGCAGGCCCAAATTTTGCAACAGAATAAGGGTGTTCTTGGATTGCCTCAACAAACCCCCCAAGTTGATCAACTGTCAAAAGTTATCCTCCTCAATCAAACTGTTCTTGACACCATACCTCTTCGGCAACTGCAAGATTTACACGTGCAGCAAGAGCAACAAAAAGTTGATCAAGTATCTTCCTTGAGCCAAAGCTTGGAAAGTCTTACTCAACCTCTTCTGCAGCAGCAAAGATCGGTGATTCAAAACCATCAGGTATTACAAACCACTATCCAGCAAAACCAACCACAAGATCTTGACCAGACAATTCATCTCCAGCCATGTCAAGAGCAACAGCAGCAGCTAAAACAACAACGAAATAGGATCCCTATTGATTACCACAATCCACAAAATAAACAGTTCTATGTGTCTGATCTTCACCACCAGCAGCAGCATTCATTATTGCAAAAAACAGCAGTTCAGGCTCCTGAATTACATCCATCGCAAGAGCAAAACAAAACACTTCAAGTGCCACCACAGCAGTTCCTAAATTCTCATGATGCAATAATGTCTCAGCAACCTTTTATTCTTCAACAATGTGCAAAAGCCACTTCTGCTACGCAGAGCCTGCCGCAGCAAAAGCTTCAGCAACACCAGCAAGTTGTACTAGCCGAGCTTCCTGGGGTTTTTGCACCTGCAAATCCGACAACCCATCCAATTGCAGCAGCGCACACCTCTTTATTAGCTTGTGGAGGAGCACAATCTGTGGTGACAGATGAAGCGCCAACTTGCTCCACGTCACCTTCTGCAAACACCAGCATTATCATTCATCAATCGATTCTAAGTAGAACACATCAAGGCAACCCTCTGATGACAGAACAACATCTGGTTACCACGCCCAGTCCAAGCTCCTTCAAAGCTTCAGCTGAAAACCTCAACGTGGTTAACAAGCTGCCAAAAGCCATGCAGAATGCCAAGGCCTTGGTTCCAGTTTCTAGGTCGCAAACTCAAGATTTCATGGATCCTCAAGCTTATATAAATAATGCAATGGACACTACATCATCTATTTCAGTGTCTCTCTCTGAGGCCGAAGAAACTTTGCAACAAAGCTTCCAGTTCACCTCTTTCAACCAGCCATTGATGTTTAGAGACAACCCTCAAGATAGTTATGTGCATGGAATAGATCCCAGAAATAATGTTATTTTTGGGGTAAACATTGAGAGTCTATTGGGCATACCTCTGACTGCCGATGCGTCATTGGCAACTAATATTGGTTCTGAAAATTACCAAAACCATAACTCTGAAAATATGGTTCAGAATTATGACATCATAAAAGATGGTCGTCAAGAGCTATCCTCTTCTTTAGTTTCACATTCATTTGAGATTGTCCCAGACATGGCATTTAATTCTATTGACTCCAGAATTAATGACGACGGCTTAACAAATACAGCAGGTTCTCAGCCACCTGCACCACTCCTTCAGCGCATGAGAACATACACCAAG GTTCACAAACGTGGAGCGGTTGGAAGATCCATCGATATCACTCGCTACTCAGGCTATGATGAACTCAAGCATGATATTTCTCGAATGTTCAGCATAGAAGGACAGCTCGAAGCTCAGCAGAATATTGGCTGGAAACTTGTCTATATAGATCATGAAAATGATGTTCTGCTAGTTGGTGACGACCCCTGGGA GGAGTTTGTGAATTGCGTACAGTGCATCAAAGTATTATCTCCtcaagaagttcaacagatgAGCTTGACCGGAGATCTTACCAACAACGTTCTTCCAAATCAAGTTAGCATCAGTTCAGATGGTGGAAATACCAGGAGGGTCCAATGTTATCATAACTCTGCATAG